One genomic region from Candidatus Ozemobacteraceae bacterium encodes:
- a CDS encoding cyclic nucleotide-binding domain-containing protein, translating to MYALKGFSDSDFDILRRYLTHREAAKNEVIIKMDSPADRLFIVETGAVKIVQRPTIDSADDVTLGVIKDGGFFGEEALLRENQIYMSTAVAVEHSLLLVMNREGLQKLMVESISVGTKLLLALSRTYREALSTPDIMGKVITFYAPKGGMGCTTLAVNTAVLLARTGKRVVFLDWDMQFGNASLFVGAPAALNVGRLIQKEERLVYDRIKGFMTRRHEIDFLFCPELPQEAEIISRTALNQILLVLGKQYDYVVIDTRAEIDDQTLLAWDMADLIVLATLGDIAGITRMHRLFRVMSRLNYHRDKFAVLVNKYREGQQAFLDEFRKLSVGYVDTVAFDLAGVPEAELAGLPLVERSPDSPAGADIARFVSQLTGDEHVAKSRKGGIFSRLKSLFT from the coding sequence ATGTATGCATTGAAAGGGTTTTCCGATTCCGATTTCGACATTCTTCGCAGGTATCTGACCCACCGGGAAGCCGCCAAAAACGAGGTCATCATCAAGATGGACTCGCCGGCGGACCGCCTGTTCATCGTGGAGACGGGCGCCGTCAAGATCGTACAGCGGCCGACGATCGACTCGGCTGACGACGTGACGCTCGGCGTCATCAAGGACGGCGGCTTCTTCGGCGAAGAGGCGCTGCTCCGGGAAAACCAGATCTACATGAGCACCGCGGTCGCCGTCGAACACTCCCTGCTCCTGGTCATGAACCGGGAGGGCCTCCAGAAGCTCATGGTCGAGTCGATCTCGGTCGGAACGAAGCTGCTTCTCGCTCTGTCGCGAACCTACCGCGAGGCGCTCTCGACGCCCGACATCATGGGCAAGGTGATCACCTTCTACGCGCCGAAGGGCGGCATGGGCTGCACCACGCTCGCCGTGAACACCGCCGTTCTTCTCGCGCGAACGGGGAAGCGCGTCGTCTTCCTCGACTGGGACATGCAGTTCGGCAACGCGAGCCTGTTCGTCGGCGCTCCCGCGGCTCTGAACGTCGGCCGGCTGATCCAGAAGGAGGAGCGGCTGGTCTACGACCGGATCAAGGGGTTCATGACGCGGCGTCACGAGATCGATTTCCTGTTCTGCCCCGAACTCCCCCAGGAAGCGGAAATCATCTCTCGGACGGCGCTCAACCAGATTCTTCTGGTGCTCGGCAAACAGTATGATTACGTCGTCATCGACACGCGCGCCGAGATCGACGACCAGACTCTCCTCGCCTGGGACATGGCAGACCTCATCGTCCTGGCCACCCTCGGCGATATTGCCGGCATCACGCGCATGCACCGCCTTTTCCGGGTCATGAGCCGCCTGAACTATCACAGGGACAAGTTTGCCGTCCTGGTCAACAAGTATCGGGAGGGCCAGCAGGCGTTTCTGGACGAGTTCAGGAAGCTTTCGGTCGGTTACGTCGATACGGTTGCGTTCGACCTGGCCGGCGTGCCCGAGGCCGAACTGGCGGGCCTGCCGCTCGTGGAGCGCTCCCCCGACTCGCCAGCCGGCGCCGACATCGCGCGGTTCGTCAGTCAGCTGACCGGCGACGAACATGTCGCCAAGTCGCGAAAGGGCGGCATCTTCTCCCGTCTCAAGTCGCTGTTCACCTGA
- a CDS encoding N-acetyltransferase, which yields MARPADGPAIIALERELFPSVDVFKPAQIGRLLRSPTCRCLVVRADDGTIRAEIVGLLRRFRGAPSGRIYKIAVHRSLQGTGAAGLLLAAMEELFRREGMRAVCAEARVGNAASIRFFEKHGYRSTKLLPRYYPDGEDGRKLWKVLDI from the coding sequence GTGGCGCGCCCTGCCGACGGTCCCGCAATCATCGCCCTCGAGCGGGAGCTTTTCCCCTCGGTCGACGTGTTCAAGCCGGCGCAGATCGGTCGTCTTCTCCGTTCCCCGACGTGCAGATGCCTCGTGGTTCGTGCTGACGACGGGACGATCCGCGCCGAGATCGTCGGCCTGCTCCGCCGCTTCCGGGGCGCGCCGTCCGGCCGGATCTACAAGATCGCCGTCCATCGAAGTCTCCAGGGAACCGGCGCCGCCGGGCTTCTTCTTGCCGCCATGGAAGAACTCTTCCGCCGGGAAGGAATGCGGGCGGTCTGCGCCGAGGCCCGCGTGGGAAACGCCGCCTCGATCCGCTTCTTCGAAAAGCACGGCTACCGGTCGACGAAGCTCCTGCCGCGGTATTACCCCGACGGAGAGGACGGCCGAAAACTTTGGAAAGTGCTCGATATATAA
- a CDS encoding YfcC family protein: MKFHFHPLVMIFSMVLVVAVLTWVIPGGEYQRQVVNGKTLVMPNSFKTIEGRPQGLGAVMTAPVKGFTKASEIIVFLFVIGGAFMVIQKTGAINACLERVAEIFARRPALQKFFIPVTMTLFSLGGSIFGMCEETMPFILIFIPLAISLGYDSLVGTAIPFLGAAAGFAGSTLNPFTVGVALKICEMPYDTGLGYRVFIWLVSTIGVVGFVMWYGARIRRDPTLSPVYELDRARQTSAAATGAAGEIPSGVTRAHLLVMASFVLTMVALVVGILKYEWFIVEIAGLFFALGILSGLISGMSPSAIADAFKEGARDMVGVALIIATAKSLLVIAEDGKIIDTMLFHMGNAISGLPKILAAQGMFITQGILNFFIHSGSGQAALTMPVMGPLADVLQMTRFTAVLAFQFGEGWINPILPTSGVTMGILGLAGIPYETWLRWLIPLQIVFFVIALLLLIPPVVFNW; the protein is encoded by the coding sequence GTGAAATTCCATTTTCATCCGCTGGTCATGATTTTTTCGATGGTCCTGGTTGTTGCCGTTCTGACCTGGGTGATTCCGGGCGGAGAGTATCAGCGGCAGGTCGTCAACGGAAAGACCCTCGTCATGCCGAATTCGTTCAAGACGATCGAGGGGCGTCCGCAAGGGCTGGGAGCGGTCATGACCGCTCCGGTCAAGGGGTTCACCAAGGCCTCGGAGATCATCGTGTTCCTGTTCGTGATCGGCGGGGCCTTCATGGTGATCCAGAAGACCGGCGCCATCAATGCCTGCCTCGAGCGGGTAGCCGAGATCTTCGCCCGGCGGCCGGCCCTGCAGAAATTCTTCATCCCGGTGACGATGACCCTGTTCTCTCTCGGCGGCTCCATCTTCGGCATGTGCGAAGAGACCATGCCCTTCATCCTGATCTTCATTCCGCTCGCCATCTCCCTGGGATACGATTCCCTGGTCGGAACCGCCATTCCCTTTCTCGGGGCGGCGGCGGGATTCGCCGGCTCCACCCTCAATCCGTTCACCGTCGGCGTTGCGCTCAAAATCTGCGAAATGCCGTACGACACGGGGCTGGGGTATCGGGTCTTCATCTGGCTGGTGAGCACGATCGGGGTGGTGGGATTCGTGATGTGGTATGGGGCACGCATCAGGCGGGATCCGACGCTCAGCCCGGTGTACGAGCTCGATCGCGCGAGGCAGACCTCCGCCGCGGCAACGGGAGCCGCCGGGGAAATCCCCTCCGGTGTCACCCGCGCCCATCTTCTGGTCATGGCCTCGTTCGTCCTGACGATGGTCGCCCTGGTCGTGGGAATCCTCAAATACGAGTGGTTCATCGTCGAGATCGCCGGACTGTTTTTCGCGCTCGGCATTCTGTCCGGGCTGATCAGCGGCATGTCGCCCTCCGCCATCGCCGACGCCTTCAAGGAAGGGGCCCGGGACATGGTCGGCGTGGCCCTGATCATCGCTACGGCCAAATCCCTGCTGGTCATCGCCGAGGACGGCAAGATCATCGACACCATGCTGTTCCACATGGGGAACGCGATTTCGGGCCTGCCGAAGATTCTCGCTGCCCAGGGAATGTTCATCACCCAGGGCATTCTGAACTTCTTCATTCACTCAGGAAGCGGGCAGGCGGCCTTGACGATGCCGGTGATGGGGCCTCTCGCCGACGTCCTGCAGATGACGCGATTCACGGCCGTCCTCGCCTTCCAGTTCGGGGAAGGCTGGATCAATCCCATTCTTCCGACGTCGGGCGTGACGATGGGCATCCTGGGCCTGGCGGGAATCCCCTACGAGACCTGGTTGCGATGGCTGATTCCCCTTCAGATCGTCTTTTTCGTCATCGCCCTCCTGCTGCTGATTCCCCCGGTGGTGTTCAACTGGTGA
- the iadA gene encoding beta-aspartyl-peptidase, which yields MITVIRNGEVHAPRYLGRKDILVGGGKILGVADSCSFPKDVDFLETIDAEGKLVVPGFIDSHVHICGGGGEGGFKTRTPEIGLTDMTCAGVTTVVGCLGTDGIARSMKSLVAKARALEEEGVTAFIYTGSYQVPVRTICGSIEDDLILIDKVIGVGEIAMSDHRSSQPTVSEIAKIAAAARVGGLLAGKAGIVNIHLGDGKRMLSFLEEIAATTEIPLSQFVPTHIGRNPELFRSGIEYARRGGYVDFTTSTTKEFLDEGEIKCSRALGTILAEGVPPDRITFSSDGQGSLPLFGPDGKLRGLTVGTCASLFPEVRDAVVQEGVDLSTALRVITSNPAEILKLRGKGCIKAGNDADLVLLRKDDLAIDTVMANGRVMVRDGKAVVHGTFIS from the coding sequence ATGATCACGGTTATCAGGAACGGAGAGGTCCATGCGCCCCGGTATCTTGGACGGAAAGACATCCTCGTCGGGGGAGGGAAGATTCTCGGCGTGGCCGATTCCTGCTCCTTCCCGAAGGACGTGGATTTCCTCGAGACGATCGATGCCGAAGGGAAGCTGGTCGTTCCCGGATTCATCGATTCCCACGTCCATATCTGCGGCGGGGGCGGAGAAGGCGGGTTCAAGACCCGGACGCCGGAGATCGGGCTCACGGACATGACCTGCGCCGGCGTGACAACCGTCGTCGGCTGTCTCGGCACCGACGGGATCGCCCGCTCGATGAAGAGCCTCGTCGCCAAGGCCCGCGCCCTCGAGGAGGAAGGGGTGACCGCCTTCATTTACACGGGGTCATACCAGGTTCCCGTGCGAACCATCTGCGGGAGCATCGAAGACGATCTCATCCTGATCGACAAAGTGATCGGGGTGGGTGAGATCGCGATGTCGGACCATCGCTCGTCCCAGCCGACCGTCTCCGAGATCGCGAAGATCGCGGCCGCGGCGAGAGTCGGAGGTCTTCTGGCGGGCAAGGCGGGGATCGTGAACATTCACCTGGGCGACGGCAAGCGGATGTTGAGCTTTTTGGAAGAGATCGCGGCAACGACGGAAATTCCGTTGTCCCAGTTCGTCCCGACCCATATCGGCCGCAACCCCGAGCTGTTCAGGAGCGGGATCGAATACGCCCGCAGAGGCGGCTATGTCGATTTCACCACAAGCACAACGAAGGAATTCCTGGACGAGGGGGAAATCAAGTGCAGCCGGGCCCTCGGAACCATCCTCGCCGAGGGGGTTCCGCCCGATCGGATCACCTTCTCCTCCGACGGGCAGGGAAGCCTGCCGCTGTTCGGGCCAGACGGGAAACTGCGGGGGCTGACGGTCGGCACCTGCGCCTCGCTGTTCCCGGAAGTTCGGGATGCCGTGGTTCAGGAAGGAGTCGATCTTTCGACAGCTCTGCGAGTGATCACGTCAAATCCGGCCGAGATCCTGAAACTGCGCGGCAAGGGCTGTATCAAGGCCGGGAACGATGCCGATCTCGTCCTGCTTCGGAAGGATGACCTCGCGATCGATACCGTCATGGCCAACGGCCGGGTGATGGTTCGCGACGGGAAAGCCGTGGTGCACGGGACCTTCATCTCCTGA
- a CDS encoding TrpB-like pyridoxal phosphate-dependent enzyme, translated as MAEFDKLIGSNGVPTHWYNIVPDMPKPPAVPLHPATHQPVTPQDLAPMFPPSLIEQEASKEPLIAIPEEVRDILSMWRPTPLRRARRLEQALGTPAKIFFKYEGVSPAGSHKSNTAVPQAYYNKQAGMKRLATESGAGQWGTSLAHAGSIFGLDVAVYMVRSSVAQKPYRKVAMEMWGANVYPSPSEMTNAGRAELGVDPDCPGSLGIAISEAVEDATGRDDTNYALGSVMNHVLMHQSVIGIEARQQMMDMKEYPDVVIACCGGGSNFGGIAFPFLHDKFTAGKNVRAIAVEPTSCPTLTKGEFRYDRGDVAGLTPLLMMYTLGHSFMPSQLHAGGLRYHGVSPLVSHLYSEGLIEAKALEQLAIFEAAKTFAHHEGIIPAPESAHAVKAAIDMALSCKDTEKPMTILFCLSGHGFFDLGSYADMIAGNLADAGFSPEKMQESLGKLPSVQVRWE; from the coding sequence AATATCGTTCCGGATATGCCGAAGCCGCCGGCCGTTCCCCTGCATCCCGCGACGCATCAGCCGGTCACGCCGCAGGACCTGGCGCCGATGTTCCCGCCGTCCCTGATCGAACAGGAGGCATCGAAAGAGCCGCTGATCGCGATTCCCGAAGAGGTCCGGGACATCCTCTCGATGTGGCGCCCCACCCCGCTTCGGCGCGCGCGCAGACTCGAACAGGCGCTCGGCACCCCTGCGAAGATTTTCTTCAAGTATGAGGGCGTTTCGCCGGCCGGCAGCCACAAGTCGAACACGGCCGTTCCTCAGGCGTATTACAACAAGCAGGCCGGCATGAAGCGCCTCGCCACCGAGTCGGGCGCGGGCCAGTGGGGAACGTCGCTGGCGCACGCGGGCTCGATCTTCGGCCTCGACGTGGCCGTCTACATGGTCCGTTCGAGCGTCGCCCAGAAGCCGTACCGCAAGGTCGCGATGGAGATGTGGGGCGCGAACGTGTATCCGAGTCCCTCCGAGATGACGAACGCGGGCCGCGCCGAACTCGGCGTCGACCCCGACTGTCCCGGCAGCCTCGGCATCGCGATTTCCGAGGCGGTCGAGGACGCGACCGGCCGCGACGACACGAACTACGCGCTCGGCTCGGTCATGAACCACGTGCTGATGCACCAGAGCGTGATCGGCATCGAGGCCCGCCAGCAGATGATGGACATGAAGGAATACCCCGACGTCGTCATCGCCTGCTGCGGCGGCGGCAGCAACTTCGGCGGCATCGCCTTCCCCTTCCTGCACGACAAGTTCACGGCGGGAAAGAACGTGCGCGCGATCGCGGTCGAGCCGACCTCCTGCCCCACCCTGACCAAGGGCGAGTTCCGCTACGATCGCGGCGACGTGGCCGGCCTCACGCCGCTCCTGATGATGTATACGCTCGGCCACTCGTTCATGCCGTCCCAGCTCCATGCCGGCGGCCTGCGCTACCACGGGGTCTCGCCGCTGGTGTCGCACCTCTACAGCGAGGGGCTGATCGAGGCGAAGGCACTCGAGCAGTTGGCCATCTTCGAGGCCGCCAAGACGTTCGCCCACCACGAGGGCATCATCCCGGCTCCCGAGAGCGCTCACGCCGTCAAGGCCGCGATCGACATGGCCCTCTCGTGCAAGGACACCGAGAAGCCGATGACGATCCTGTTCTGCCTCAGCGGCCACGGTTTCTTCGACCTGGGCTCGTACGCCGACATGATCGCCGGGAACCTCGCCGACGCCGGCTTCTCGCCCGAAAAGATGCAGGAATCCCTCGGCAAGCTCCCGTCCGTGCAGGTCCGCTGGGAATAG